In Actinomadura citrea, a single window of DNA contains:
- a CDS encoding AAA family ATPase, with protein MHSLVVSLTSPGAYRTVLEALNAPLPPGAPRGRHILIEPGSYPNTGFRSKGDFVMTAVEGLGSVTLDGRTVGTIEVTGKVTLQGLIVRNWSDKGLALEVAEGTILAEQCEFMTRSRIAVRASKGAQLTLRDCEVQEGAVVYSASSGGMEGTSVTGTDGNAVAIRSGSTVTLRSCRIIDAGGHGIWVTEGSKPLLDQCTVSGPALSGIRVDDRAEAELRDCELRGSGRTSLVAVEKGKAVAEDCLIVDAGADALWVATGGSLTARRVKVESPQRTGMVVEKGTVRLEDCEVVNAPSNGIYLARDANLMMVRGGVADTGRVGVELDAGSRVLMEGTTITGNKLAGVSVEPGGELAMRGCTLADNIGRGILTCLGTSVQIENLTSVRNGKPDRFDFDLAAVTGQRAKGAPAKPGGDAPAGAGSEAPAQPEAAPPVSEEQADGKSADVLLARLDGMVGLAGVKREIRKLTNLQKVAERRRLAGLPPGPSIGRHMVFAGPPGTGKTTVARLYGGILAALGVVEKGQVVEVSRADLVSENVGGTALRTSEVFRRALGGVLFIDEAYTLSRRATGTDFGQEAIDTLVKLMEDHREEVVVVAAGYSAEMREFLAANPGLKSRFSRTVEFENYSPAELLQITESHAVRDGYRLAEDARAAILAHFTSVRRDATFGNGRAARQVFEGAVERQAQRLADLEELPSGEVLSLLVAEDLDVGGGLAARFGEARDPAQVSTVLARLTAMTGLEEVKREIGDLLDVLASARRRRAAGLEAEPFTGHLIFAGPPGTGKTTVARLYGELLTALGVLAQGQVVEAARVDLVGQYVGQTAQKTTEVFQQARGGVLFIDEAYTLARPGGSGHDFGQEAIDTLVKLMEDHRDEVIVIAAGYTTEMEGFLATNPGLASRFARTLNFTPYPVDGLVSIFVGKAQAADYRVPEHTRQALTTYLTTNRDRFREGNGREVDKLVRSAMTAHARRTEQLASTGAQLTTEQLATLLPEDIT; from the coding sequence TTGCACAGTCTGGTCGTGTCGTTGACCTCCCCCGGGGCGTATCGAACGGTACTGGAGGCGCTGAACGCGCCGCTGCCGCCGGGCGCACCGCGTGGACGGCATATTCTGATCGAGCCGGGCTCGTACCCGAACACGGGGTTCCGCAGCAAGGGCGACTTCGTCATGACGGCCGTGGAGGGCCTCGGTTCGGTCACGCTCGACGGCCGTACCGTCGGCACGATCGAAGTCACCGGAAAGGTGACGCTGCAGGGGCTCATCGTCCGGAACTGGAGTGACAAGGGCCTCGCGCTGGAGGTGGCGGAAGGCACCATCCTGGCGGAGCAGTGCGAGTTCATGACCCGGTCCCGAATCGCCGTGCGGGCGTCAAAGGGCGCCCAGCTCACCCTGCGGGACTGCGAGGTCCAGGAGGGCGCGGTCGTGTACAGCGCCTCGTCCGGGGGCATGGAGGGCACCTCGGTCACCGGGACCGACGGCAACGCGGTGGCGATCCGCAGCGGCAGCACGGTGACCCTGCGGTCGTGCCGGATCATCGACGCGGGCGGGCACGGCATCTGGGTGACCGAGGGGTCCAAGCCGCTCCTCGACCAGTGCACGGTCAGCGGTCCGGCCCTTTCGGGGATCCGGGTCGACGACCGCGCGGAGGCCGAGCTCCGCGACTGCGAACTCCGCGGCTCGGGCCGGACGTCCCTGGTCGCCGTGGAGAAGGGCAAGGCGGTCGCGGAGGACTGCCTGATCGTGGACGCGGGCGCGGACGCGCTGTGGGTGGCGACCGGCGGCTCGCTGACCGCCCGGCGGGTCAAGGTGGAGTCGCCGCAGCGGACCGGCATGGTCGTCGAGAAGGGCACCGTCCGCCTGGAGGACTGCGAGGTCGTCAACGCGCCCTCCAACGGCATCTACCTCGCTCGGGATGCGAACCTCATGATGGTCCGGGGCGGGGTCGCTGACACGGGGCGGGTCGGCGTCGAGCTGGACGCCGGCTCGCGCGTCCTGATGGAGGGTACGACGATCACCGGCAACAAGCTCGCGGGCGTGAGCGTGGAACCGGGGGGCGAGCTCGCCATGCGCGGCTGCACGCTGGCGGACAACATCGGCCGGGGCATCCTCACCTGCCTCGGGACGAGCGTGCAGATCGAGAACCTGACGAGCGTCCGCAACGGGAAGCCGGACCGGTTCGACTTCGATCTCGCCGCCGTGACCGGTCAGCGCGCGAAGGGGGCGCCGGCCAAGCCCGGGGGAGACGCGCCGGCCGGGGCCGGGAGCGAAGCACCGGCCCAGCCCGAGGCGGCGCCGCCCGTGTCGGAGGAGCAGGCCGACGGGAAATCGGCGGATGTGCTGCTGGCGCGGCTGGATGGGATGGTGGGTTTGGCGGGGGTGAAGCGTGAGATTCGTAAGTTGACGAATTTGCAGAAGGTGGCTGAGCGGCGGCGGTTGGCGGGTTTGCCGCCGGGGCCTTCGATTGGTCGGCATATGGTTTTTGCGGGTCCGCCGGGGACGGGTAAGACGACGGTGGCGCGTTTGTACGGGGGGATTCTGGCGGCTCTGGGTGTGGTGGAGAAGGGTCAGGTCGTGGAGGTGAGCCGGGCTGATCTGGTGTCGGAGAACGTGGGTGGGACGGCGTTGCGGACTTCGGAGGTGTTCCGGCGGGCTTTGGGTGGGGTGTTGTTCATCGATGAGGCCTACACGTTGTCGCGTAGGGCGACGGGTACCGATTTCGGGCAGGAGGCCATCGACACCCTGGTGAAGCTGATGGAGGACCACCGCGAGGAGGTCGTGGTGGTGGCGGCGGGGTATTCGGCGGAGATGCGTGAGTTCCTGGCGGCCAACCCGGGGTTGAAGTCGCGGTTCTCGCGGACGGTGGAGTTCGAGAACTACAGCCCCGCCGAGCTTTTGCAGATCACCGAGTCGCACGCGGTCAGGGACGGGTACCGGCTGGCCGAGGACGCGCGGGCGGCGATTCTGGCGCATTTCACTTCGGTGCGGCGGGATGCGACGTTCGGTAACGGGCGGGCGGCGCGGCAGGTGTTCGAGGGTGCGGTGGAGCGGCAGGCGCAGCGGCTGGCCGATCTGGAGGAGCTTCCCTCGGGTGAGGTGTTGAGTTTGCTGGTCGCCGAGGATCTGGATGTGGGCGGGGGGTTGGCGGCGCGGTTCGGGGAGGCCCGCGATCCCGCGCAGGTGAGCACCGTTCTGGCGCGGTTGACCGCGATGACGGGGCTGGAGGAGGTCAAGCGGGAGATCGGTGACCTGCTGGACGTGCTGGCCTCGGCGCGGCGGCGGCGGGCGGCGGGGTTGGAGGCCGAGCCGTTCACCGGGCACCTGATCTTCGCGGGGCCGCCCGGCACGGGCAAGACGACGGTGGCGCGGTTGTACGGGGAGTTGCTGACGGCGTTGGGGGTGCTGGCGCAGGGGCAGGTGGTGGAGGCGGCCCGGGTGGATCTGGTGGGGCAGTACGTGGGGCAGACCGCGCAGAAGACCACCGAGGTGTTCCAGCAGGCGCGCGGCGGGGTGCTGTTCATCGACGAGGCCTACACGCTGGCGCGGCCGGGCGGCTCGGGGCACGACTTCGGGCAGGAGGCCATCGACACCCTGGTCAAGCTGATGGAGGACCACCGCGACGAGGTCATCGTGATCGCCGCCGGATACACCACCGAGATGGAAGGGTTCCTGGCCACCAACCCGGGCCTTGCCTCCCGGTTCGCGCGGACGCTGAACTTCACCCCCTACCCGGTCGACGGCCTGGTCTCGATCTTTGTCGGCAAAGCCCAGGCCGCCGACTACCGCGTCCCCGAACACACCCGCCAGGCCCTCACCACCTACCTCACCACCAACCGCGACCGGTTCCGCGAAGGCAACGGCCGCGAAGTCGACAAACTGGTCCGCTCGGCCATGACCGCCCACGCACGCCGCACCGAACAACTCGCCAGCACCGGCGCCCAACTCACCACCGAACAACTCGCCACCCTCCTCCCCGAAGACATCACCTAG
- a CDS encoding amidohydrolase family protein, with protein MTAFSAERLIGELTVTLDLDVLVGAHPDRAGPSGTPEAVLGALAAHRVTGAAVASLRAALFDMASGNDDVLALAAERPEVVPVGAVDLRDPIGAAAEIDRLAAASVRAVRLFPDEQNVEAGFPSVRHVAKRAAGHGLVLLTGGDVRRFWRPLGGLGATVVFLDTHFYHLGDFLVAAADEPGFHTSTRLLNSPDALETVAAHLGADRLVFGSRTPHTETTVPLLRLATGGLAPADVAAVAGGTARRLLGLDPGAAS; from the coding sequence ATGACGGCATTCTCGGCGGAACGTCTGATCGGGGAGCTCACGGTCACGCTCGATCTCGACGTCCTCGTCGGCGCCCATCCGGATCGGGCCGGCCCGTCCGGGACCCCCGAGGCGGTCCTCGGCGCGCTCGCCGCGCACCGCGTCACGGGCGCGGCGGTGGCGAGCCTGCGCGCCGCGCTGTTCGACATGGCCTCGGGCAACGACGACGTCCTCGCCCTGGCCGCCGAGCGTCCCGAGGTGGTGCCGGTCGGCGCCGTCGACCTGCGCGACCCGATCGGCGCCGCGGCGGAGATCGACCGGCTGGCCGCCGCGTCGGTGCGGGCGGTCCGGCTGTTCCCGGACGAGCAGAACGTGGAGGCCGGCTTCCCGTCCGTCCGGCATGTCGCCAAGCGCGCCGCCGGACACGGGCTCGTCCTGCTCACGGGCGGCGACGTGCGGCGATTCTGGCGGCCGCTCGGAGGTCTCGGCGCCACCGTCGTCTTCCTCGACACGCACTTCTACCACCTGGGCGACTTCCTGGTGGCGGCGGCCGACGAGCCCGGGTTCCACACCTCCACCCGCCTCCTCAACTCCCCCGACGCGCTGGAGACCGTGGCCGCTCACCTGGGCGCGGACCGGCTGGTGTTCGGCTCGCGCACGCCGCACACCGAGACGACCGTGCCGCTGCTGCGCCTGGCCACCGGCGGGCTCGCCCCCGCCGACGTCGCCGCCGTCGCGGGCGGGACCGCCCGCCGCCTCCTCGGACTCGACCCCGGAGCCGCCTCGTGA
- a CDS encoding M28 family peptidase, giving the protein MSEVKRRDLLAGAAALTGFATVGLLPGTAAAATRQRPGALRSPSLTAGDRAVVARVDARRALRHLEVLSDQIGWRIAGTPSEHRAARYIAGRLRDLGYTVELQPFPVADKYLAEIRSRGERVWQCSASPQGAVASVDGTVVDVGQATEVTGDVRGRLVLFDRVPGMETAQAEAAAGAGAAAALIVNARSVTYPERKPGSFVPTLNETVAIPVLGLAEYHGERIRAGARRLSFAVTHHSGLTSYNVLAERKATLPNPTGKAVIVSAHYDSVPGSPGANDDGSGTVLCLELARVLRRLPTQQAIRVCLWGSEEYGLVGARHYVKQLDAAGVAQITGCFQNDMVATSHPPAGTYWLLSVDGADNTTTAAVNAAAHRLGYAGQTKGPTARGSSDHEAFHERGIPAGNFSWRGSEAPSQLEPFYHSPEDTIAQNVSRERLQVSLELIGCALYDVARRK; this is encoded by the coding sequence ATGTCCGAGGTCAAACGCCGTGATCTGCTGGCCGGGGCCGCGGCCCTCACCGGGTTCGCGACCGTCGGCCTGCTCCCCGGCACCGCCGCCGCCGCGACCCGGCAGCGCCCCGGTGCCCTCCGGTCACCCTCCCTCACCGCCGGCGACAGGGCGGTGGTCGCCCGCGTCGACGCCCGCCGGGCGCTGCGGCACCTGGAAGTGCTCAGCGACCAGATCGGCTGGCGCATCGCCGGCACCCCGTCGGAGCACCGCGCCGCCCGCTACATCGCCGGCCGTCTGCGCGATCTCGGCTACACGGTCGAACTGCAGCCCTTCCCGGTCGCGGACAAGTATCTGGCGGAGATCCGCTCCCGGGGCGAGCGGGTCTGGCAGTGCAGTGCCTCCCCGCAGGGGGCCGTCGCCTCCGTGGACGGCACGGTGGTGGACGTGGGCCAGGCCACCGAGGTCACCGGCGACGTGCGCGGCAGGCTCGTGCTGTTCGACCGGGTGCCCGGCATGGAGACCGCGCAGGCCGAGGCGGCCGCGGGCGCCGGAGCCGCGGCGGCGCTCATCGTCAACGCCCGCTCGGTCACCTATCCCGAGCGCAAGCCCGGCTCCTTCGTCCCGACGCTGAACGAGACGGTCGCGATCCCTGTGCTGGGCCTGGCCGAATACCACGGCGAGCGGATCCGCGCGGGCGCCCGGCGGCTGTCCTTCGCGGTCACCCATCACTCGGGGCTGACCTCGTACAACGTCCTGGCCGAGCGGAAGGCGACGCTGCCCAACCCCACCGGCAAGGCCGTCATCGTCAGCGCACACTACGACAGCGTCCCCGGCTCACCCGGCGCCAACGACGACGGCAGCGGAACCGTGCTCTGCCTGGAACTGGCGCGCGTGCTGAGGCGGCTGCCGACCCAGCAGGCGATCCGCGTCTGCCTGTGGGGTTCGGAGGAGTACGGCCTGGTCGGTGCCCGGCACTACGTGAAGCAACTCGACGCGGCGGGCGTCGCGCAGATCACCGGCTGCTTCCAGAACGACATGGTCGCCACCAGTCATCCCCCCGCGGGCACGTACTGGCTGCTGTCCGTGGACGGCGCGGACAACACCACCACGGCCGCGGTGAACGCCGCCGCGCACCGGCTCGGCTACGCCGGTCAGACCAAGGGCCCCACCGCCCGAGGCTCCAGCGACCACGAGGCCTTCCACGAGCGCGGCATCCCGGCGGGCAACTTCAGCTGGCGCGGCAGTGAGGCGCCCAGCCAGTTGGAGCCCTTCTACCACTCGCCCGAGGACACGATCGCCCAGAACGTCAGCCGGGAGCGGCTGCAGGTGTCCCTCGAACTGATCGGCTGCGCCCTCTACGACGTAGCGCGCCGCAAGTAG
- a CDS encoding PQQ-binding-like beta-propeller repeat protein — translation MSSRRSRHQARAVIVSALLAATVIQPVHPAHAAAASPASCSAPGYTTFGPASLTGAIVGATVLDGKAYVVTRGLKPPLLAEIDLATRKVVREFRLPDAPAAGEAEGAWATTVSGGKIYIGTYPVPDLYSFDPATGEVKHLRSFGRNGGFVWSLTTAPDGTIYAGTYPDGKVWEYVPATGAVRDFGVLAAGERYVRAVAADADNVYAGLLDKGRLVAIRRSDGSVRELAQGTTGIGAVAEHGGRVLAASGTTLLDVRKDGTDLRSVDLGGVTLDTIAFGADGTAYLASRPNGTIYRYRTGDTAPTELGTPRLGEETRRLVPDGDRLTGFAGSGGMWSMDLTTKAVTYTDLIEAGLTTGSERPQSILLEPGRRALYVGGHYSVTVRDLRTGGQRRLWVPGEPKAMVRRGGKVYAAIYPSGQIIELDPRTGRIRSLGYLGQGQQRPWDLEYDPRTDKLLVATAPLGANLKGALSVVDPDTGDKQVYVDVIPDQSLMSLSLDSARGVVYLGGDVLGGGGAPPTRTSASVAAFDLRTREVLWQVDPVPGYRTFQDVKVHDGVLYGVYKRTASWFAMDLATRTITHQGPLPGYGEIEVHRGRVFASTYFGGGNVHVLGTEAKLVATGLGDEWYTNPQLAFEPGSWDAWALVGRDLARIRLDPRCPALTVPAGVSR, via the coding sequence ATGTCCTCACGCCGTTCCCGCCACCAGGCCCGGGCCGTGATCGTCTCTGCCCTCCTGGCCGCAACCGTGATCCAACCGGTCCACCCGGCCCACGCGGCGGCCGCCTCGCCGGCGTCCTGCTCGGCGCCGGGCTACACGACGTTCGGCCCCGCGTCCCTGACCGGCGCGATCGTCGGGGCGACGGTGCTCGACGGCAAGGCCTACGTCGTCACCCGGGGCCTGAAGCCGCCGCTGCTCGCCGAGATCGACCTCGCCACCAGGAAGGTGGTCCGCGAGTTCCGGCTGCCCGACGCGCCCGCCGCCGGGGAGGCCGAGGGGGCCTGGGCCACCACTGTGTCCGGCGGCAAGATCTACATCGGCACCTACCCGGTGCCCGACCTCTACAGCTTCGACCCGGCGACGGGCGAGGTGAAGCACCTGCGCTCGTTCGGCCGCAACGGCGGTTTCGTCTGGAGCCTGACCACCGCACCCGACGGGACGATCTACGCGGGCACCTACCCCGACGGCAAGGTCTGGGAGTACGTGCCCGCGACCGGCGCCGTACGCGACTTCGGCGTGCTCGCCGCAGGCGAACGTTACGTACGGGCGGTCGCGGCGGACGCCGACAACGTCTACGCGGGGCTGCTCGACAAGGGCAGGCTGGTCGCGATCCGACGGTCGGACGGCTCCGTGCGCGAGCTGGCGCAGGGCACCACCGGGATCGGCGCGGTGGCCGAGCACGGCGGCCGCGTGCTCGCCGCGAGCGGCACGACGCTCCTCGACGTGCGCAAGGACGGCACCGACCTGCGCTCGGTGGACCTCGGCGGCGTCACCCTCGACACCATCGCCTTCGGCGCCGACGGCACGGCCTACCTGGCGTCCCGGCCCAACGGCACCATCTACCGCTACCGCACCGGCGACACCGCGCCGACCGAGCTCGGCACGCCGCGGCTCGGCGAGGAGACGCGCAGGCTGGTCCCGGACGGCGACCGGCTCACCGGCTTCGCCGGCAGCGGCGGCATGTGGTCGATGGACCTCACCACGAAGGCCGTCACCTACACCGACCTCATCGAGGCCGGCCTGACGACCGGCTCGGAACGGCCCCAGTCGATCCTGCTCGAACCGGGCCGCCGGGCGCTCTACGTCGGCGGGCACTACTCGGTGACCGTACGGGACCTGCGCACGGGCGGGCAGCGGCGGCTGTGGGTTCCGGGCGAGCCGAAGGCGATGGTCCGGCGCGGCGGCAAGGTGTACGCCGCGATCTACCCGAGCGGTCAGATCATCGAGCTGGACCCGCGCACCGGCCGGATCCGGAGCCTCGGCTACCTCGGGCAGGGGCAGCAGCGCCCGTGGGACCTGGAGTACGACCCCCGCACCGACAAGCTGCTCGTCGCGACGGCGCCGCTCGGCGCCAACCTCAAGGGCGCGCTGTCGGTGGTCGATCCCGACACCGGCGACAAGCAGGTGTACGTGGACGTCATCCCCGACCAGAGCCTGATGAGCCTCTCGCTCGACTCCGCCAGGGGCGTCGTCTACCTGGGCGGCGACGTGCTCGGCGGGGGAGGCGCGCCGCCCACCAGGACGTCCGCGTCGGTCGCCGCGTTCGACCTGCGCACCCGCGAGGTCCTCTGGCAGGTCGACCCCGTGCCGGGCTACCGGACGTTCCAGGACGTCAAGGTGCACGACGGCGTGCTGTACGGAGTCTACAAGCGCACCGCGAGCTGGTTCGCGATGGACCTCGCCACCCGGACGATCACGCACCAGGGTCCGCTGCCCGGGTACGGCGAGATCGAAGTGCATCGCGGGCGAGTGTTCGCCTCGACCTACTTCGGCGGGGGCAATGTGCACGTCCTGGGCACCGAGGCCAAGCTCGTCGCGACCGGCCTCGGCGACGAGTGGTACACCAACCCGCAGCTGGCCTTCGAGCCCGGCTCCTGGGACGCCTGGGCCCTGGTCGGCCGCGACCTGGCCCGGATCAGGCTCGATCCTCGGTGCCCCGCGCTGACCGTCCCGGCCGGGGTCAGCCGGTGA
- a CDS encoding amidohydrolase family protein: protein MIIDVHAHWGPWFFTMDVTGLSLRTMDRYGIDLAIVSATEAVIYDAPSGNRALAEVLETTERLYGYVTVNPRRLADAEKDLDAYLPTGRFVGAKIHTDYTGSPVTSPQMRDALALLGSLGCPALVHTWGTSVLDLAALCAQTPGLKVIAGHMGADGYRHAIEAANGCDRVYLEPCWSQAPAGRFAEVAAAVDPRQLLFGTDSTLIDPASAFGAVAAAGLSDEVAERVAWRNAADLFGLPAPDLRNTQIGSRAV from the coding sequence GTGATCATCGACGTGCACGCCCACTGGGGCCCGTGGTTCTTCACCATGGACGTGACCGGCCTGAGCCTGCGGACCATGGACCGCTACGGCATCGACCTCGCGATCGTGTCGGCGACCGAGGCCGTCATCTACGACGCGCCGAGCGGCAACCGCGCGCTGGCGGAGGTCCTCGAGACGACCGAACGGCTCTACGGGTACGTGACGGTCAACCCGCGGCGGCTCGCCGACGCCGAGAAGGACCTCGACGCCTACCTGCCCACCGGGCGGTTCGTCGGCGCCAAGATCCACACCGACTACACCGGGTCGCCGGTGACCTCGCCGCAGATGCGCGACGCCCTCGCCCTGCTCGGCTCGCTCGGCTGCCCGGCGCTCGTGCACACGTGGGGGACGTCGGTGCTCGACCTCGCCGCGCTCTGCGCGCAGACCCCGGGCCTGAAGGTGATCGCCGGCCACATGGGCGCGGACGGGTACCGGCATGCGATCGAGGCGGCGAACGGCTGCGACCGGGTCTACCTCGAACCGTGCTGGTCGCAGGCCCCGGCGGGGCGGTTCGCCGAGGTGGCCGCGGCCGTCGATCCCCGGCAGCTGCTCTTCGGCACCGACTCGACGCTCATCGATCCGGCCTCGGCGTTCGGCGCGGTCGCGGCCGCCGGCCTGTCGGACGAGGTGGCCGAACGGGTCGCCTGGCGCAACGCCGCCGACCTGTTCGGCCTGCCCGCACCGGACCTGCGGAACACGCAGATCGGCTCGCGGGCCGTGTAG
- a CDS encoding WD40 repeat domain-containing protein, whose protein sequence is MIQRRQFLQTAAAAAVAGGTPLLSPGLASASDRSPHEMEGTVTDLGPASVTTPLGNGEFVNGVLHAGTRGLSPNVVGAYDLAKDAVTAHVDIPTGIGVWAMCKVGTDVYVGTHSQSDLYRLDTLTGSAAKVGAYPYHFIWNLAASPDGKVFLAISEPGRVVEYDPASGESRDLGVTVEGEAYVRSIAADETTIYAGVGARAHLVTIDRATGAKRDILPAALAGRDFVASLDVSGTHLAGGISSNGEVLVMSKSDPADHRILTTSEKYVPSVLLHDGFVYFTGRPSGTLYRCALDGGEVEALGIAQPEAATHRLLAHEGKVYGVQDGAVLVFDPATKALDYVNLVQRGFRAAPEQPMSVHSDGRRVYVGGKGGADIHDLATRTRTRLGIPGEPKTALTVRDRTYLGVYTQGLLYSHRPGEAEATLLARTGNQQDRPRDLAYDPATGLIAMTTQPEPGHVNGALSLYSPRTGRFETHRPVVERQSLYAVTCRRGVAYIGTNVQEGLGLPPVTTTARLAAYDLRRRRLLWQVEPVPGAKVVPGIAHTGRAVYGVTDTGVLFEFDLRRRKVTRTVKVGVRGSDLHIVGRSAYTTDGQAVYKIDLAALTVRTIAGGLAGEWFGGEPKLALDPSRRALYGVKGRDLVRIAITG, encoded by the coding sequence GTGATCCAGCGTCGCCAGTTCCTCCAGACGGCCGCGGCGGCCGCCGTCGCAGGCGGTACGCCCCTCCTGTCCCCCGGGCTCGCAAGTGCCTCGGACCGCTCCCCGCACGAGATGGAGGGCACGGTCACCGATCTCGGGCCGGCCAGCGTCACCACCCCGCTCGGCAACGGCGAGTTCGTGAACGGGGTGCTCCACGCGGGCACCCGCGGACTGTCCCCCAACGTCGTCGGCGCGTACGACCTGGCAAAGGACGCCGTCACCGCCCACGTCGACATCCCGACCGGCATCGGCGTCTGGGCGATGTGCAAGGTCGGCACCGACGTCTACGTGGGGACGCACAGCCAGTCCGACCTCTACCGCCTGGACACCCTGACCGGCTCGGCGGCCAAGGTGGGCGCGTACCCCTATCACTTCATCTGGAACCTCGCCGCCTCTCCCGACGGCAAGGTCTTCCTGGCCATCTCCGAGCCGGGCCGCGTGGTGGAGTACGACCCGGCGAGCGGTGAGAGCCGCGACCTCGGCGTCACGGTCGAGGGCGAGGCGTACGTGCGCAGCATCGCCGCCGACGAGACCACGATCTACGCGGGCGTCGGCGCGCGCGCCCACCTCGTGACGATCGACCGCGCCACCGGCGCCAAGCGCGACATCCTCCCGGCCGCGCTCGCGGGACGCGACTTCGTGGCCAGCCTGGACGTCTCCGGCACGCACCTCGCGGGCGGCATCTCGTCCAACGGCGAGGTCCTGGTGATGTCCAAGAGCGACCCCGCCGACCACCGCATCCTCACCACGTCCGAGAAGTACGTCCCGTCCGTGCTCCTCCACGACGGCTTCGTCTACTTCACCGGGCGCCCCTCGGGCACGCTCTACCGCTGCGCGCTCGACGGCGGCGAGGTGGAGGCGCTCGGCATCGCGCAACCGGAGGCCGCCACGCACCGGCTGCTCGCGCACGAGGGGAAGGTGTACGGGGTGCAGGACGGCGCGGTCCTGGTGTTCGACCCGGCCACCAAGGCGCTCGACTACGTCAACCTCGTCCAGCGCGGGTTCAGGGCCGCGCCGGAGCAGCCGATGTCGGTGCATTCCGACGGCAGGCGCGTCTACGTGGGCGGCAAGGGCGGGGCCGACATCCACGACCTCGCCACCAGGACCCGGACGCGGCTCGGCATCCCCGGGGAGCCCAAGACCGCGCTGACCGTGCGCGACCGCACCTACCTCGGTGTCTACACCCAGGGGCTGCTCTACTCGCATCGCCCGGGCGAGGCCGAGGCGACCCTGCTCGCCAGGACGGGCAACCAGCAGGACCGGCCGCGCGACCTGGCCTACGACCCGGCGACGGGCCTGATCGCGATGACGACGCAGCCGGAGCCGGGGCACGTCAACGGGGCGCTGTCGCTCTACTCGCCGCGCACCGGACGGTTCGAGACCCACCGGCCGGTGGTCGAACGGCAGAGCCTCTACGCGGTGACGTGCCGGCGGGGCGTCGCCTATATCGGCACCAACGTCCAGGAGGGGCTCGGCCTGCCGCCCGTGACGACGACCGCCCGGCTCGCCGCGTACGACCTGCGTCGCCGCAGGCTGCTCTGGCAGGTGGAGCCGGTGCCCGGGGCGAAGGTCGTCCCCGGTATCGCGCACACCGGGCGGGCCGTCTACGGCGTCACCGACACCGGGGTGCTCTTCGAGTTCGACCTGCGCCGCCGGAAGGTGACCCGCACGGTGAAGGTCGGCGTGCGCGGTTCCGACCTGCACATCGTGGGCCGCAGCGCGTACACGACGGACGGCCAGGCCGTCTACAAGATCGACCTGGCCGCCCTCACCGTCCGGACCATCGCCGGCGGACTGGCGGGCGAGTGGTTCGGCGGCGAGCCCAAGCTCGCCCTCGATCCCTCGCGCCGCGCGCTCTACGGGGTGAAGGGTCGCGATCTGGTCCGCATCGCGATCACCGGCTGA